One Papaver somniferum cultivar HN1 chromosome 10, ASM357369v1, whole genome shotgun sequence genomic window carries:
- the LOC113315889 gene encoding putative cullin-like protein 2 yields the protein MERDIELEEGCEIVQRGITKVINIIEGVPDESPMDAEYWMNLYTTVYTMGPPSRRDYSKELYERYEGVFNDYLRSKVLPAIQEKDDDISILQEFVKRWANHKVMVTKLGRFFHTLDRFYIRRSSLPSLKEVGFGCFLEIAYGKMKVKVRDVVIALINQERQGNEINGSLVKDVLEIFVKIGNENYSDYYVDDFEIAFLTDTAGYYTRKGFIGISVAECLKMEKEMVSCYLPSGTVGKLLKIVQGLGKEMTLSDDKLT from the coding sequence ATGGAAAGGGATATTGAGTTGGAAGAAGGATGCGAAATCGTGCAGAGAGGAATTACAAAGGTGATAAATATTATCGAAGGCGTCCCTGATGAATCACCGATGGACGCGGAGTATTGGATGAATCTCTACACAACAGTTTACACTATGGGGCCACCTAGTCGTCGTGATTATTCTAAAGAGCTTTACGAAAGATACGAAGGCGTTTTTAACGATTACTTGCGATCAAAAGTTTTACCAGCTATTCAAGAAAAGGATGATGATATATCTATCTTGCAAGAATTTGTTAAGAGATGGGCTAATCATAAGGTTATGGTAACTAAGCTTGGCCGATTTTTCCATACTCTTGACCGTTTTTACATTCGTCGGAGCTCTCTTCCATCGTTAAAAGAAGTTGGGTTTGGTTGCTTTCTTGAAATCGCGTATGGGAAGATGAAAGTGAAAGTTAGAGATGTTGTTATTGCTTTAATTAATCAAGAACGCCAAGGAAATGAAATTAATGGGAGTTTGGTCAAGGATGTCTTAGAAATTTTTGTTAAAATTGGGAATGAGAATTATTCGGATTATTATGTTGATGATTTCGAAATTGCTTTTTTAACTGACACGGCCGGGTATTATACTCGGAAAGGTTTTATTGGGATTAGTGTAGCAGAATGTTtgaaaatggagaaggaaatggtttCTTGCTATTTGCCCTCCGGTACAGTGGGGAAGTTGTTGAAAATTGTTCAAGGTCTTGGGAAGGAGATGACGCTCAGTGACGACAAATTAACCTGA